From one Thamnophis elegans isolate rThaEle1 chromosome 7, rThaEle1.pri, whole genome shotgun sequence genomic stretch:
- the PPP6R2 gene encoding serine/threonine-protein phosphatase 6 regulatory subunit 2 isoform X4 codes for MRRYPNTACELLTSDVPQISDRLGGDEALWDVLYGFLDQEPPLNPLLASFFSKTIGSLIARKAEQVISFLRKKAEFVDLVLKHLETSAMMDLLLRLVSCVEPAPLRQEVLQWLNDAKLVQRLLELIRPHQDEDRQSNASQTLCDIIRLSRDQTNQLQEVADLDPLLASLESQECVEQLLKNMFDEGLTETCLVNGTQVLLTLLEPRRAGLESLSDSFSQGFEKFHPVSSSILQGIEPRLKDFHQLLLQPPKVAPILTTIGILEEPLGNARLHGTRLVAALLHTNTPSVNQELCRLNTMDLLLDLFFKYTWNNFLHFQVELCITAILMHAVPGTKLLTENEEEEEEEEEEGNVSWENAEAPEPLLLTHLFQKCCLVQRILDAWETNDQIQAEGGMRRGNMGHLTRIANTVVQTVEKGPGQSRIREFIRGLPEDCRGRWESFVEETLVEANRRNTVDLVTAHHLHSSSEDEEAKAAFPSEVSLQQAFSEYQVQQMTAIFMDQFGFNDEEFADQDDNINTPFDRIAEINFSTDVEDDSASASLFETCCSEHIQQFDDSEEEEEEEEDIWEENDTNYAAQAKSRSRFGGLRSVEGSSKGSLENGEHDDGCMDSGEEEAEKETAAHSEDPWKAENPATDPSSEGSGWRTAAEPVKSKPPAAWVATDVGSSMWDSVVPGTKAPEERGWAKFPDFQPFCCSEAAPRCTSPVDKESQDCEGRARQSQEENSSAAPPCAWDVRLARKAPLVASDSSSSGSSDSGEEEGAASVVTDTAGTGPGQETLLPTVDAKGEKALFTSGNNAVTVETVPLTSEAALQIPPRSSAAAATLEAKRDGRNEEPHLGTEAPLKGPT; via the exons ATGAGAAG GTACCCAAACACGGCCTGTGAGCTGCTGACCTCGGACGTGCCCCAGATCAGTGACCGGCTGGGGGGAGACGAGGCCCTGTGGGACGTCCTCTACGGCTTCTTGGACCAGGAGCCTCCCTTGAACCCCTTGCTGGCCAGTTTCTTCAGCAAGACCATCGGCAGCCTCATCGCTAGGAAAGCGGAGCAG GTGATTTCATTCCTCAGGAAGAAAGCCGAGTTTGTCGATCTGGTGCTGAAGCATCTTGAGACGTCCGCCATGATGGACCTGCTGTTGCGACTGGTCAGCTGCGTGGAGCCGGCTCCCCTTCGCCAGGAAGTGCTGCAG TGGCTGAACGACGCAAAGCTTGTCCAGAGGCTGCTGGAGCTGATCCGCCCTCACCAGGATGAAGAT AGACAATCCAATGCTTCTCAAACCTTGTGTGATATCATCAGGCTGAGCAGAGATCAGACCAACCAGCTGCAGGAGGTGGCTGACCTGGACCCTCTGCTGGCATCCCTCGAGTC GCAGGAGTGCGTGGAGCAGCTTCTGAAGAACATGTTTGATGAGGGATTGACGGAGACCTGCCTTGTGAACGGGACCCAGGTTTTGCTGACGCTGCTGGAGCCGAGGAGAGCTGG CTTGGAGTCACTTTCTGACTCCTTCTCCCAGGGGTTTGAAAAATTCCACCCTGTCAGTAGCAGCATCTTGCAGGGCATCGAGCCACGCCTGAAGGACTTCCACCAGCTGCTGCTTCAGCCCCCCAAG GTGGCTCCTATCCTGACGACCATCGGGATCCTGGAGGAGCCCCTCGGCAATGCTCGTCTTCATGGCACCCGCTTGGTTGCCGCCCTGCTTCACACCAACACGCCCAGCGTTAATCAGGAGCTGTGCCGGCTTAACACTATGGACCTGCTGCTG GACCTGTTTTTCAAATACACGTGGAATAACTTCTTGCATTTCCAAGTGGAGCTGTGTATCACGGCCATCCTGATGCACGCCGTGCCCGGAACCAAGCTGCTCACggaaaacgaggaggaggaggaggaggaggaggaggagggaaacgtCTCCTGGGAAAATGCAGAAGCGCCAGAGCCCCTCCTACTGACTCAC CTCTTTCAAAAGTGCTGCTTGGTCCAGAGGATCCTGGATGCCTGGGAGACCAACGACCAAATCCA GGCAGAAGGAGGAATGAGGCGTGGCAACATGGGCCACCTGACCCGAATCGCCAACACCGTTGTGCAAACCGTGGAGAAAGGTCCCGGGCAGAGCCGGATCAGGGAGTTCATCAGAG GTCTCCCTGAAGATTGCAGAGGCCGCTGGGAGAGCTTCGTGGAGGAGACTCTGGTGGAAGCCAACCGAAGGAACACGGTGGATTTG GTGACGGCTCACCACCTGCACTCCTCCAGCGAAGACGAGGAGGCCAAGGCCGCCTTCCCCAGCGAAGTCTCTCTCCAGCAG GCATTCTCCGAGTACCAGGTTCAGCAGATGACGGCCATTTTCATGGATCAGTTCGGCTTTAACGACGAAGAGTTTGCTGATCAGGACGACAACATCAA CACCCCTTTTGACCGGATCGCAGAGATAAACTTCAGCACTGATGTAGAGGATGACAGC GCCAGCGCATCCCTCTTTGAAACCTGCTGCAGCGAACACATCCAGCAATTCGATgacagtgaggaggaggaggaagaggaggaggatattTGGGAGGAGAACGACACAAACTACGCCGCCCAAGCCAAGTCACGGTCGCG CTTTGGAGGACTTCGTTCCGTGGAAGGTTCAAGCAAAGGTAGCCTAGAAAACGGGGAACACGATGATGGCTGCATGGACTCTGGGGAAGAGGAGGCCGAGAAGGAGACAGCTGCCCATTCCGAGGACCCCTGGAAGGCAGAAAACCCGGCCACAGATCCCTCCTCTGAAG GGTCTGGGTGGAGAACGGCCGCTGAGCCCGTGAAGTCCAAGCCTCCGGCCGCTTGGGTGGCCACAGACGTTGGCTCCAGCATGTGGGATTCCGTAGTGCCCGGCACAAAGGCTCCCGAAGAGCGGGGCTGGGCCAAGTTCCCGGACTTCCAACCCTTCTGCTG CTCCGAAGCGGCTCCCAGGTGCACCTCCCCTGTGGACAAGGAGAGCCAGGATTGCGAGGGAAGGGCCAGGCAGAGCCAGGAAGAGAACT CAAGCGCTGCCCCCCCCTGCGCCTGGGACGTCCGCCTGGCACGGAAGGCCCCCTTGGTCGCCTCAGACAGCAGCTCCTCTGGCAGCTCAGACAgcggggaagaggaaggggcggCCAGTGTGGTCACAGACACCGCCGGCACGGGTCCAGGCCAGGAAACCCTCCTGCCCACCGTGGACGCTAAGGGCGAAAAGGCCCTCTTCACCAG
- the PPP6R2 gene encoding serine/threonine-protein phosphatase 6 regulatory subunit 2 isoform X7 codes for MFWKFDLNTTSHVDKLLEKEDVTLRELMEEDDVLQECKAQNRKLVDFLCRQACMEELVQLITRQPPLDVDEKVRFKYPNTACELLTSDVPQISDRLGGDEALWDVLYGFLDQEPPLNPLLASFFSKTIGSLIARKAEQVISFLRKKAEFVDLVLKHLETSAMMDLLLRLVSCVEPAPLRQEVLQWLNDAKLVQRLLELIRPHQDEDRQSNASQTLCDIIRLSRDQTNQLQEVADLDPLLASLESQECVEQLLKNMFDEGLTETCLVNGTQVLLTLLEPRRAGLESLSDSFSQGFEKFHPVSSSILQGIEPRLKDFHQLLLQPPKVAPILTTIGILEEPLGNARLHGTRLVAALLHTNTPSVNQELCRLNTMDLLLDLFFKYTWNNFLHFQVELCITAILMHAVPGTKLLTENEEEEEEEEEEGNVSWENAEAPEPLLLTHLFQKCCLVQRILDAWETNDQIQAEGGMRRGNMGHLTRIANTVVQTVEKGPGQSRIREFIRGLPEDCRGRWESFVEETLVEANRRNTVDLVTAHHLHSSSEDEEAKAAFPSEVSLQQAFSEYQVQQMTAIFMDQFGFNDEEFADQDDNINTPFDRIAEINFSTDVEDDSASASLFETCCSEHIQQFDDSEEEEEEEEDIWEENDTNYAAQAKSRSRFGGLRSVEGSSKGSLENGEHDDGCMDSGEEEAEKETAAHSEDPWKAENPATDPSSEGSGWRTAAEPVKSKPPAAWVATDVGSSMWDSVVPGTKAPEERGWAKFPDFQPFCCSEAAPRCTSPVDKESQDCEGRARQSQEEN; via the exons ATGTTTTGGAAGTTCGATCTGAACACAACGTCCCACGTGGACAAACTGCTGGAGAAAGAGGATGTGACCCTGCGTGAGTTGATGGAGGAAGACGATGTCCTGCAGGAGTGCAAAGCCCAGAACCGGAAGCTGGTGGACTTCCTCTGCCGGCAGGCGTGCATGGAGGAGCTGGTGCAGCTGATCACCCGCCAGCCTCCGCTGGACGTGGATGAGAAGGTTCGCTTCAA GTACCCAAACACGGCCTGTGAGCTGCTGACCTCGGACGTGCCCCAGATCAGTGACCGGCTGGGGGGAGACGAGGCCCTGTGGGACGTCCTCTACGGCTTCTTGGACCAGGAGCCTCCCTTGAACCCCTTGCTGGCCAGTTTCTTCAGCAAGACCATCGGCAGCCTCATCGCTAGGAAAGCGGAGCAG GTGATTTCATTCCTCAGGAAGAAAGCCGAGTTTGTCGATCTGGTGCTGAAGCATCTTGAGACGTCCGCCATGATGGACCTGCTGTTGCGACTGGTCAGCTGCGTGGAGCCGGCTCCCCTTCGCCAGGAAGTGCTGCAG TGGCTGAACGACGCAAAGCTTGTCCAGAGGCTGCTGGAGCTGATCCGCCCTCACCAGGATGAAGAT AGACAATCCAATGCTTCTCAAACCTTGTGTGATATCATCAGGCTGAGCAGAGATCAGACCAACCAGCTGCAGGAGGTGGCTGACCTGGACCCTCTGCTGGCATCCCTCGAGTC GCAGGAGTGCGTGGAGCAGCTTCTGAAGAACATGTTTGATGAGGGATTGACGGAGACCTGCCTTGTGAACGGGACCCAGGTTTTGCTGACGCTGCTGGAGCCGAGGAGAGCTGG CTTGGAGTCACTTTCTGACTCCTTCTCCCAGGGGTTTGAAAAATTCCACCCTGTCAGTAGCAGCATCTTGCAGGGCATCGAGCCACGCCTGAAGGACTTCCACCAGCTGCTGCTTCAGCCCCCCAAG GTGGCTCCTATCCTGACGACCATCGGGATCCTGGAGGAGCCCCTCGGCAATGCTCGTCTTCATGGCACCCGCTTGGTTGCCGCCCTGCTTCACACCAACACGCCCAGCGTTAATCAGGAGCTGTGCCGGCTTAACACTATGGACCTGCTGCTG GACCTGTTTTTCAAATACACGTGGAATAACTTCTTGCATTTCCAAGTGGAGCTGTGTATCACGGCCATCCTGATGCACGCCGTGCCCGGAACCAAGCTGCTCACggaaaacgaggaggaggaggaggaggaggaggaggagggaaacgtCTCCTGGGAAAATGCAGAAGCGCCAGAGCCCCTCCTACTGACTCAC CTCTTTCAAAAGTGCTGCTTGGTCCAGAGGATCCTGGATGCCTGGGAGACCAACGACCAAATCCA GGCAGAAGGAGGAATGAGGCGTGGCAACATGGGCCACCTGACCCGAATCGCCAACACCGTTGTGCAAACCGTGGAGAAAGGTCCCGGGCAGAGCCGGATCAGGGAGTTCATCAGAG GTCTCCCTGAAGATTGCAGAGGCCGCTGGGAGAGCTTCGTGGAGGAGACTCTGGTGGAAGCCAACCGAAGGAACACGGTGGATTTG GTGACGGCTCACCACCTGCACTCCTCCAGCGAAGACGAGGAGGCCAAGGCCGCCTTCCCCAGCGAAGTCTCTCTCCAGCAG GCATTCTCCGAGTACCAGGTTCAGCAGATGACGGCCATTTTCATGGATCAGTTCGGCTTTAACGACGAAGAGTTTGCTGATCAGGACGACAACATCAA CACCCCTTTTGACCGGATCGCAGAGATAAACTTCAGCACTGATGTAGAGGATGACAGC GCCAGCGCATCCCTCTTTGAAACCTGCTGCAGCGAACACATCCAGCAATTCGATgacagtgaggaggaggaggaagaggaggaggatattTGGGAGGAGAACGACACAAACTACGCCGCCCAAGCCAAGTCACGGTCGCG CTTTGGAGGACTTCGTTCCGTGGAAGGTTCAAGCAAAGGTAGCCTAGAAAACGGGGAACACGATGATGGCTGCATGGACTCTGGGGAAGAGGAGGCCGAGAAGGAGACAGCTGCCCATTCCGAGGACCCCTGGAAGGCAGAAAACCCGGCCACAGATCCCTCCTCTGAAG GGTCTGGGTGGAGAACGGCCGCTGAGCCCGTGAAGTCCAAGCCTCCGGCCGCTTGGGTGGCCACAGACGTTGGCTCCAGCATGTGGGATTCCGTAGTGCCCGGCACAAAGGCTCCCGAAGAGCGGGGCTGGGCCAAGTTCCCGGACTTCCAACCCTTCTGCTG CTCCGAAGCGGCTCCCAGGTGCACCTCCCCTGTGGACAAGGAGAGCCAGGATTGCGAGGGAAGGGCCAGGCAGAGCCAGGAAGAGAACT
- the PPP6R2 gene encoding serine/threonine-protein phosphatase 6 regulatory subunit 2 isoform X6: MFWKFDLNTTSHVDKLLEKEDVTLRELMEEDDVLQECKAQNRKLVDFLCRQACMEELVQLITRQPPLDVDEKVRFKYPNTACELLTSDVPQISDRLGGDEALWDVLYGFLDQEPPLNPLLASFFSKTIGSLIARKAEQVISFLRKKAEFVDLVLKHLETSAMMDLLLRLVSCVEPAPLRQEVLQWLNDAKLVQRLLELIRPHQDEDRQSNASQTLCDIIRLSRDQTNQLQEVADLDPLLASLESQECVEQLLKNMFDEGLTETCLVNGTQVLLTLLEPRRAGLESLSDSFSQGFEKFHPVSSSILQGIEPRLKDFHQLLLQPPKVAPILTTIGILEEPLGNARLHGTRLVAALLHTNTPSVNQELCRLNTMDLLLDLFFKYTWNNFLHFQVELCITAILMHAVPGTKLLTENEEEEEEEEEEGNVSWENAEAPEPLLLTHLFQKCCLVQRILDAWETNDQIQAEGGMRRGNMGHLTRIANTVVQTVEKGPGQSRIREFIRGLPEDCRGRWESFVEETLVEANRRNTVDLVTAHHLHSSSEDEEAKAAFPSEVSLQQAFSEYQVQQMTAIFMDQFGFNDEEFADQDDNINTPFDRIAEINFSTDVEDDSASASLFETCCSEHIQQFDDSEEEEEEEEDIWEENDTNYAAQAKSRSRFGGLRSVEGSSKGSLENGEHDDGCMDSGEEEAEKETAAHSEDPWKAENPATDPSSEGSGWRTAAEPVKSKPPAAWVATDVGSSMWDSVVPGTKAPEERGWAKFPDFQPFCCSEAAPRCTSPVDKESQDCEGRARQSQEENSVTTP; encoded by the exons ATGTTTTGGAAGTTCGATCTGAACACAACGTCCCACGTGGACAAACTGCTGGAGAAAGAGGATGTGACCCTGCGTGAGTTGATGGAGGAAGACGATGTCCTGCAGGAGTGCAAAGCCCAGAACCGGAAGCTGGTGGACTTCCTCTGCCGGCAGGCGTGCATGGAGGAGCTGGTGCAGCTGATCACCCGCCAGCCTCCGCTGGACGTGGATGAGAAGGTTCGCTTCAA GTACCCAAACACGGCCTGTGAGCTGCTGACCTCGGACGTGCCCCAGATCAGTGACCGGCTGGGGGGAGACGAGGCCCTGTGGGACGTCCTCTACGGCTTCTTGGACCAGGAGCCTCCCTTGAACCCCTTGCTGGCCAGTTTCTTCAGCAAGACCATCGGCAGCCTCATCGCTAGGAAAGCGGAGCAG GTGATTTCATTCCTCAGGAAGAAAGCCGAGTTTGTCGATCTGGTGCTGAAGCATCTTGAGACGTCCGCCATGATGGACCTGCTGTTGCGACTGGTCAGCTGCGTGGAGCCGGCTCCCCTTCGCCAGGAAGTGCTGCAG TGGCTGAACGACGCAAAGCTTGTCCAGAGGCTGCTGGAGCTGATCCGCCCTCACCAGGATGAAGAT AGACAATCCAATGCTTCTCAAACCTTGTGTGATATCATCAGGCTGAGCAGAGATCAGACCAACCAGCTGCAGGAGGTGGCTGACCTGGACCCTCTGCTGGCATCCCTCGAGTC GCAGGAGTGCGTGGAGCAGCTTCTGAAGAACATGTTTGATGAGGGATTGACGGAGACCTGCCTTGTGAACGGGACCCAGGTTTTGCTGACGCTGCTGGAGCCGAGGAGAGCTGG CTTGGAGTCACTTTCTGACTCCTTCTCCCAGGGGTTTGAAAAATTCCACCCTGTCAGTAGCAGCATCTTGCAGGGCATCGAGCCACGCCTGAAGGACTTCCACCAGCTGCTGCTTCAGCCCCCCAAG GTGGCTCCTATCCTGACGACCATCGGGATCCTGGAGGAGCCCCTCGGCAATGCTCGTCTTCATGGCACCCGCTTGGTTGCCGCCCTGCTTCACACCAACACGCCCAGCGTTAATCAGGAGCTGTGCCGGCTTAACACTATGGACCTGCTGCTG GACCTGTTTTTCAAATACACGTGGAATAACTTCTTGCATTTCCAAGTGGAGCTGTGTATCACGGCCATCCTGATGCACGCCGTGCCCGGAACCAAGCTGCTCACggaaaacgaggaggaggaggaggaggaggaggaggagggaaacgtCTCCTGGGAAAATGCAGAAGCGCCAGAGCCCCTCCTACTGACTCAC CTCTTTCAAAAGTGCTGCTTGGTCCAGAGGATCCTGGATGCCTGGGAGACCAACGACCAAATCCA GGCAGAAGGAGGAATGAGGCGTGGCAACATGGGCCACCTGACCCGAATCGCCAACACCGTTGTGCAAACCGTGGAGAAAGGTCCCGGGCAGAGCCGGATCAGGGAGTTCATCAGAG GTCTCCCTGAAGATTGCAGAGGCCGCTGGGAGAGCTTCGTGGAGGAGACTCTGGTGGAAGCCAACCGAAGGAACACGGTGGATTTG GTGACGGCTCACCACCTGCACTCCTCCAGCGAAGACGAGGAGGCCAAGGCCGCCTTCCCCAGCGAAGTCTCTCTCCAGCAG GCATTCTCCGAGTACCAGGTTCAGCAGATGACGGCCATTTTCATGGATCAGTTCGGCTTTAACGACGAAGAGTTTGCTGATCAGGACGACAACATCAA CACCCCTTTTGACCGGATCGCAGAGATAAACTTCAGCACTGATGTAGAGGATGACAGC GCCAGCGCATCCCTCTTTGAAACCTGCTGCAGCGAACACATCCAGCAATTCGATgacagtgaggaggaggaggaagaggaggaggatattTGGGAGGAGAACGACACAAACTACGCCGCCCAAGCCAAGTCACGGTCGCG CTTTGGAGGACTTCGTTCCGTGGAAGGTTCAAGCAAAGGTAGCCTAGAAAACGGGGAACACGATGATGGCTGCATGGACTCTGGGGAAGAGGAGGCCGAGAAGGAGACAGCTGCCCATTCCGAGGACCCCTGGAAGGCAGAAAACCCGGCCACAGATCCCTCCTCTGAAG GGTCTGGGTGGAGAACGGCCGCTGAGCCCGTGAAGTCCAAGCCTCCGGCCGCTTGGGTGGCCACAGACGTTGGCTCCAGCATGTGGGATTCCGTAGTGCCCGGCACAAAGGCTCCCGAAGAGCGGGGCTGGGCCAAGTTCCCGGACTTCCAACCCTTCTGCTG CTCCGAAGCGGCTCCCAGGTGCACCTCCCCTGTGGACAAGGAGAGCCAGGATTGCGAGGGAAGGGCCAGGCAGAGCCAGGAAGAGAACT
- the PPP6R2 gene encoding serine/threonine-protein phosphatase 6 regulatory subunit 2 isoform X5 has translation MFWKFDLNTTSHVDKLLEKEDVTLRELMEEDDVLQECKAQNRKLVDFLCRQACMEELVQLITRQPPLDVDEKVRFKYPNTACELLTSDVPQISDRLGGDEALWDVLYGFLDQEPPLNPLLASFFSKTIGSLIARKAEQVISFLRKKAEFVDLVLKHLETSAMMDLLLRLVSCVEPAPLRQEVLQWLNDAKLVQRLLELIRPHQDEDRQSNASQTLCDIIRLSRDQTNQLQEVADLDPLLASLESQECVEQLLKNMFDEGLTETCLVNGTQVLLTLLEPRRAGLESLSDSFSQGFEKFHPVSSSILQGIEPRLKDFHQLLLQPPKVAPILTTIGILEEPLGNARLHGTRLVAALLHTNTPSVNQELCRLNTMDLLLDLFFKYTWNNFLHFQVELCITAILMHAVPGTKLLTENEEEEEEEEEEGNVSWENAEAPEPLLLTHLFQKCCLVQRILDAWETNDQIQAEGGMRRGNMGHLTRIANTVVQTVEKGPGQSRIREFIRGLPEDCRGRWESFVEETLVEANRRNTVDLVTAHHLHSSSEDEEAKAAFPSEVSLQQAFSEYQVQQMTAIFMDQFGFNDEEFADQDDNINTPFDRIAEINFSTDVEDDSASASLFETCCSEHIQQFDDSEEEEEEEEDIWEENDTNYAAQAKSRSRFGGLRSVEGSSKGSLENGEHDDGCMDSGEEEAEKETAAHSEDPWKAENPATDPSSEGSGWRTAAEPVKSKPPAAWVATDVGSSMWDSVVPGTKAPEERGWAKFPDFQPFCCGNNAVTVETVPLTSEAALQIPPRSSAAAATLEAKRDGRNEEPHLGTEAPLKGPT, from the exons ATGTTTTGGAAGTTCGATCTGAACACAACGTCCCACGTGGACAAACTGCTGGAGAAAGAGGATGTGACCCTGCGTGAGTTGATGGAGGAAGACGATGTCCTGCAGGAGTGCAAAGCCCAGAACCGGAAGCTGGTGGACTTCCTCTGCCGGCAGGCGTGCATGGAGGAGCTGGTGCAGCTGATCACCCGCCAGCCTCCGCTGGACGTGGATGAGAAGGTTCGCTTCAA GTACCCAAACACGGCCTGTGAGCTGCTGACCTCGGACGTGCCCCAGATCAGTGACCGGCTGGGGGGAGACGAGGCCCTGTGGGACGTCCTCTACGGCTTCTTGGACCAGGAGCCTCCCTTGAACCCCTTGCTGGCCAGTTTCTTCAGCAAGACCATCGGCAGCCTCATCGCTAGGAAAGCGGAGCAG GTGATTTCATTCCTCAGGAAGAAAGCCGAGTTTGTCGATCTGGTGCTGAAGCATCTTGAGACGTCCGCCATGATGGACCTGCTGTTGCGACTGGTCAGCTGCGTGGAGCCGGCTCCCCTTCGCCAGGAAGTGCTGCAG TGGCTGAACGACGCAAAGCTTGTCCAGAGGCTGCTGGAGCTGATCCGCCCTCACCAGGATGAAGAT AGACAATCCAATGCTTCTCAAACCTTGTGTGATATCATCAGGCTGAGCAGAGATCAGACCAACCAGCTGCAGGAGGTGGCTGACCTGGACCCTCTGCTGGCATCCCTCGAGTC GCAGGAGTGCGTGGAGCAGCTTCTGAAGAACATGTTTGATGAGGGATTGACGGAGACCTGCCTTGTGAACGGGACCCAGGTTTTGCTGACGCTGCTGGAGCCGAGGAGAGCTGG CTTGGAGTCACTTTCTGACTCCTTCTCCCAGGGGTTTGAAAAATTCCACCCTGTCAGTAGCAGCATCTTGCAGGGCATCGAGCCACGCCTGAAGGACTTCCACCAGCTGCTGCTTCAGCCCCCCAAG GTGGCTCCTATCCTGACGACCATCGGGATCCTGGAGGAGCCCCTCGGCAATGCTCGTCTTCATGGCACCCGCTTGGTTGCCGCCCTGCTTCACACCAACACGCCCAGCGTTAATCAGGAGCTGTGCCGGCTTAACACTATGGACCTGCTGCTG GACCTGTTTTTCAAATACACGTGGAATAACTTCTTGCATTTCCAAGTGGAGCTGTGTATCACGGCCATCCTGATGCACGCCGTGCCCGGAACCAAGCTGCTCACggaaaacgaggaggaggaggaggaggaggaggaggagggaaacgtCTCCTGGGAAAATGCAGAAGCGCCAGAGCCCCTCCTACTGACTCAC CTCTTTCAAAAGTGCTGCTTGGTCCAGAGGATCCTGGATGCCTGGGAGACCAACGACCAAATCCA GGCAGAAGGAGGAATGAGGCGTGGCAACATGGGCCACCTGACCCGAATCGCCAACACCGTTGTGCAAACCGTGGAGAAAGGTCCCGGGCAGAGCCGGATCAGGGAGTTCATCAGAG GTCTCCCTGAAGATTGCAGAGGCCGCTGGGAGAGCTTCGTGGAGGAGACTCTGGTGGAAGCCAACCGAAGGAACACGGTGGATTTG GTGACGGCTCACCACCTGCACTCCTCCAGCGAAGACGAGGAGGCCAAGGCCGCCTTCCCCAGCGAAGTCTCTCTCCAGCAG GCATTCTCCGAGTACCAGGTTCAGCAGATGACGGCCATTTTCATGGATCAGTTCGGCTTTAACGACGAAGAGTTTGCTGATCAGGACGACAACATCAA CACCCCTTTTGACCGGATCGCAGAGATAAACTTCAGCACTGATGTAGAGGATGACAGC GCCAGCGCATCCCTCTTTGAAACCTGCTGCAGCGAACACATCCAGCAATTCGATgacagtgaggaggaggaggaagaggaggaggatattTGGGAGGAGAACGACACAAACTACGCCGCCCAAGCCAAGTCACGGTCGCG CTTTGGAGGACTTCGTTCCGTGGAAGGTTCAAGCAAAGGTAGCCTAGAAAACGGGGAACACGATGATGGCTGCATGGACTCTGGGGAAGAGGAGGCCGAGAAGGAGACAGCTGCCCATTCCGAGGACCCCTGGAAGGCAGAAAACCCGGCCACAGATCCCTCCTCTGAAG GGTCTGGGTGGAGAACGGCCGCTGAGCCCGTGAAGTCCAAGCCTCCGGCCGCTTGGGTGGCCACAGACGTTGGCTCCAGCATGTGGGATTCCGTAGTGCCCGGCACAAAGGCTCCCGAAGAGCGGGGCTGGGCCAAGTTCCCGGACTTCCAACCCTTCTGCTG